The proteins below come from a single Tribolium castaneum strain GA2 chromosome 9, icTriCast1.1, whole genome shotgun sequence genomic window:
- the Ten-m gene encoding teneurin-m isoform X7, whose protein sequence is MSYSQGKGRLYPAYSLSGSEGEDSPRRYGSQHTYQHPLYQQPAGLSDTPTSENASDATLTDSELALARDSTLLVHNGCLLDGAPRPPDVPPRNPTMNRLNGRLATAPPADPTQDFEPSCLVRTPSGNVYIPSGTLNHPKNSTIDYKSNSSCSSPSKDMKNSDRCGIPYGAQVPVLPVRNNLRRPNSSHFPQASRFHFRKGIASKCTWKCAAIVCIMLSLVLTAALTYISASSVLNWSYQSTKPCSVLVGENTQFVPPSKTATSETNLSTSSRPKTSSSGGARTFPAQSFPPDGTTFSQISLGQRLSKEIPPYGYWNMQFYQSEAAYVRFDYNIPRGASIGVYARRNALPTHTQYHILEVLSGFKARTTRASHSSVKKEVTHYMEQGHWFLSLYNDDGDPQEVTFTAAVADDMTHNCPNGCSGKGECLMGHCQCNPGFGGDDCSESVCPVLCSQRGEYINGECQCNPGWKGKECQLRHDECEVPDCNGHGHCANGKCNCIRGYKGKFCEEVDCPHPTCSGHGYCVEGSCLCKKGWKGPDCSQMDKDALQCLPDCSGHGTFDLDTQTCTCEPRWSGEDCSRELCDLDCGNHGHCVSDSCQCDPGWSGEFCNLKQCDPRCNEHGQCKNGTCLCVTGWNGKHCTMEGCPNSCSSHGQCRFNTDSMWECRCDNGWDGPDCSILLEQNCNDSRDNDKDGLVDCEDPECCSNRLCTSSQLCVSSPKPIDILLRKQPPAITASFFERMKFLIDEGSLQNYARQETFNESIFWNHFNTSRSAVVRGRVITQMGTGLMGVRVSTSTPLEGFTLTRDDGWFDLLVNGGGAVTLQFGRAPFRPQTHIVFVPWNEVVIIDNVIMTTGEEKPVSALPQPCTAHDFDTMKPVVLATWKHGFQGACPDRSAILAESQVVQESLRIPGTGLNLVYHSSRAAGYLSTIQLQLTPETIPPTLNLIHLRITIEGILFEKTFEADPVIKFTYAWNRLNVYRQRVYGVTTAIVKVGYEYSDCKTIIWDVQTTKLSGHDMSISEVGGWNLDIHHRYNFHEGILQKGDGSNIYLKHKPRVILTTMGDGHQRPLDCNDCEGQASKQRLLAPVALAAAPDGSIFVGDFNLVRKILTDGRVRTVVRLNATRVSYRYHMALSPLDGTLYISDPESHQIIRVRNTEDYSDPDHNWETVVGSGERCLPGDEAHCGDGALARDAKLAYPKGVAVSNDNVLYFADGTNIRMVDRDGIVTTVIGNHMHKSHWKPLPCEGTLTIEEVHLRWPTELAINPLDNTLHIIDDHMILQLTLDGRVKVVAGRPLHCASPASGYDIELATHATLVMPQSLAFSSAGDLYIAESDSQRINRIRVIGTDGKIGPYAGAESKCNCLERGCDCFEAEHYLASNSKFNTISAVTVSPDGHVHIGDQANYRIRSVMASIPDASISREYEIYSPETQEIYIFNRFGQHIATKNILTGETSYVFTYNVNTSNGKLSTVTDAAGNKVFLLRDYSSQVNSIENTKGQKCRLRMSRMRMLHELSTPDNYNVTFDYHGPTGLLKTKLDSSGRSYVYNYDEFGRLTSAVTPTGKVISLSFDLSLKGATVKVGQNNKTPISMLIKGSSVSTKIGDADNKIILLADGSVASNSPWTHSVTTDTVPYNILADKEPLLGESYPVPAKQRTEIGGDLANRFEWRYFVRPNQNKGKTPKTVSKVGRKLRVNGENLLTLEYDRDTASISVFMDDKVELLNVTYDRSARPVKWGPRNGVFAEVELEYDRFSRLSNWKWGDLSETYGFDRAGRLYEIKYGDGSSLVYAFKDMFSSLPLKVTTPRGSDYLLQYDESGALQSLTTPRGHIHTFSLQTSLGFFKYQYFSPMNRHPYEIIYNDDGQILAKVYPHQSGRVSYVYDASGKLETSLAGMSSTQYVYHETSSLVKSIEIVEPNFELKQEFKYHAGILKDEKLKFSSKSGLDNAHFKYQYDGNARLSGIDVDINGKELPQLRLKYNQNLGILEGISDLRVYRNTFNRSVMQDTSKQFFTITDYDEHGRIKSILINIKSLDVFRLEVEYDTRNRIKVQKLLVGRDQFLDRISYNTDGHVLQVVGTNEWQYIYDENGNIIGVIKGREKISLGYDSGDRVVQYGDVEFNSYDNRGFVVRRGEQKYRYNSRGLLIHAFERDKFQTWYYYDDRGRLISWNDDKGNVTQYLYSNPSTPDLVTHLHFPKTGRTFRFLYDSRNVLITVEISEQRFYVATDQNGSPLGLFDINANLIKEIRRTPFGSITLDTNPDFYLPVDFHGGILDPNTKLVYINKRLYDPVVGQWMTPAWEQLATKLTTPTDVFIYRFNNNDPINSKTTIDYMTNLNSWLKLYGYDMRNMLGSEYISRMVYRPQATITSPQLAPDFGVISGLQCIVEKVNEKFTDLGFVPKPLLKMEPKTRNLLPRVAYRRSVFGEGVLISRAGSRALVSVVEGVNGVVQDVVTSVFNNSFFLNLHFSILDQDVFYFVKDNVLKIRDDLEELRRLGGMFNVSTHEITDHGATTIKELRLHNPDAVVIIKYGADPEQETHKILRHAHKRAVERAWELEKQLVAAGFQGRGDWTEEEKEELISHGDVDGYEGVDIHSIHKYPQLADDPGNVAFQRDTKRKRRKSGSRRGRLHRHES, encoded by the exons GTTGTCTGCTGGACGGCGCTCCACGTCCACCAGATGTTCCACCGCGGAACCCCACCATGAATCGGTTAAATGGGCGCCTAGCCACGGCTCCACCAGCCGATCCCACTCAAGATTTCGAACCCTCTTGTCTCGTGCGGACGCCTTCCGGGAATGTGTACATACCATCAGGAACGCTGA ATCACCCGAAGAACTCGACGATTGACTACAAGTCGAACTCGTCCTGTAGCAGCCCTTCGAAAGATATGAAGAATTCGGACAGATGCGGCATCCCATATGGTGCCCAGGTACCTGTCCTAcccgtccgaaataatttacgCCGCCCCAATTCGAGTCATTTTCCCCAAGCTAGCCGGTTCCATTTCAGAAAAGGCATAGCTTCGAAATGCACGTGGAAATGTGCGGCTATTGTGTGCATCATGCTGTCGCTCGTTTTGACAGCTGCACTCACATATATCTCAG CATCGAGCGTCCTGAACTGGTCGTATCAAAGCACCAAACCCTGTTCGGTACTCGTCGGCGAAAACACACAATTCGTGCCACCATCCAAAACTGCGACTTCTGAGACTAACCTGTCGACCTCGAGCAGGCCTAAAACGTCTTCTTCTGGAG GTGCTCGCACATTCCCCGCACAATCATTCCCCCCGGACGGGACTACGTTCTCCCAAATATCATTAGGGCAGAGACTTTCGAAAGAAATCCCGCCTTACGGTTACTGGAACATGCAATTCTATCAATCTGAAGCGGCTTACGTCAGATTCGATTACAATATACCTCGAGGGGCAAGTATAGGCGTTTATGCTCGAAGAAACGCGCTGCCCACACACACCCAGTACCACATACTCGAAGTTCTTAGCGGGTTCAAAGCGCGAACGACAAGGGCGTCACAC TCGTCGGTCAAAAAAGAAGTGACGCATTACATGGAACAAGGCCACTGGTTCCTGTCGTTGTACAACGACGATGGCGACCCGCAAGAAGTCACTTTTACGGCTGCCGTCGCCGACGACATGACCCACAATTGCCCCAACGGCTGCAGCGGCAAGGGCGAGTGCCTCATGGGCCACTGCCAGTGCAACCCCGGCTTCGGCGGCGACGATTGCAGCGAAA GTGTTTGCCCCGTCCTCTGCAGCCAACGGGGTGAATACATCAATGGTGAATGTCAATGCAATCCCGGCTGGAAAGGGAAGGAATGTCAACTAAGGCATGATGAATGCGAAGTGCCTGACTGTAATGGCCACGGCCACTGTGCTAACGGAAAATGCAATTGCATAAGGGGTTACAAAGGCAAATTTTGCGAGGAAG tCGACTGTCCGCATCCCACATGTTCCGGTCACGGCTACTGCGTCGAGGGCTCCTGTCTCTGCAAAAAGGGCTGGAAGGGACCGGACTGCAGCCAAATGGACAAGGACGCCCTGCAATGCCTCCCCGACTGCTCTGGGCACGGAACCTTCGATCTGGACACGCAAACGTGCACCTGCGAGCCCAGGTGGTCCGGCGAGGACTGCTCCAGAG AACTGTGCGATCTGGATTGCGGGAACCACGGCCACTGCGTGTCGGACTCGTGCCAGTGCGACCCAGGCTGGTCGGGGGAGTTCTGCAATTTGAAGCAGTGCGACCCCAGATGCAACGAGCACGGGCAGTGCAAAAACGGGACTTGTCTTTGCGTCACGGGATGGAACGGCAAGCACTGTACCATGGAGGGTTGTCCCAACAGTTGCTCCTCGCATGGTCAGTGCCGTTTCAATACCGATTCCATGTGGGAATGTCGGTGTGATAACGGGTGGGACGGGCCCGACTGTAGTATTTTACTAGAGCAAAATTGTAACGATAGCCGCGATAACGATAAAG ATGGGTTGGTAGATTGCGAGGATCCTGAATGTTGCTCGAATCGGTTGTGTACAAGCAGCCAATTGTGCGTCTCTTCGCCCAAGCCCATCGACATCTTGCTAAGAAAACAACCTCCGGCAATCACCGCGTCGTTCTTCGAGAgaatgaaatttttgattgaTGAAGGTAGTTTGCAGAACTACGCTCGACAAGAAACGTTCAACGAGAG TATATTTTGGAATCACTTCAATACAAG CCGTTCTGCTGTCGTCCGAGGACGAGTTATAACCCAAATGGGAACCGGCCTAATGGGCGTCCGCGTTAGCACTAGCACTCCTTTGGAAGGTTTCACTCTCACAAGAGACGACGGCTGGTTCGACCTCTTAGTTAACGGAGGCGGTGCCGTCACACTCCAGTTCGGACGGGCACCTTTCCGCCCCCAAACTCACATTGTGTTCGTTCCTTGGAACGAAGTCGTCATCATCGACAACGTCATTATGACAACGGGTGAAGAAAAGCCCGTCTCTGCGCTTCCACAGCCGTGCACCGCTCACGACTTCGATACGATGAAACCGGTGGTTTTGGCTACTTGGAAGCACGGCTTCCAAGGGGCTTGCCCGGATCGCAGCGCCATACTCGCTGAGTCTCAAGTGGTTCAAGAAAGTTTGCGCATTCCGGGAACTGGGCTAAATTTAGTATATCACAGTTCGAGAGCTGCGGGGTACTTATCAACGATTCAATTGCAATTAACGCCAGAAACGATTCCACCCACTCTAAATCTGATTCATCTCAGAATTACCATCGAAGGAATCCTATTCGAGAAAACTTTCGAAGCGGATCCCGTTATCAAGTTCACATATGCGTGGAATCGACTCAATGTCTACCGGCAAAGGGTTTACGGCGTGACTACGGCCATTGTCAAAGTCGGGTACGAATACAGCGACTGCAAGACTATTATTTGGGACGTCCAAACGACTAAACTGAGTGGACACGATATGAGTATTTCAGAAGTCGGCGGATGGAATCTAGATATTCATCACAGATATAACTTCCATGAAG gaattttacaaaaaggCGACGGCTCCAACATTTATCTCAAACATAAACCGAGAGTGATATTGACGACGATGGGAGACGGCCATCAGCGACCCTTGGACTGCAATGACTGCGAAGGACAAGCCTCGAAACAGCGCCTTTTGGCACCGGTTGCGCTTGCCGCAGCTCCGGACGGCTCAATTTTCGTAGGAGATTTCAACCTCGTCAGGAAAATTCTAACGGATGGGAGAGTACGCACGGTTGTGCGCCTAAA tgcAACTCGAGTATCGTATCGCTACCACATGGCTTTGAGCCCCCTTGATGGCACTTTGTACATTTCCGACCCGGAGTCGCACCAAATAATCCGAGTTCGCAACACTGAAGATTACAGTGACCCTGATCACAATTGGGAAACCGTAGTTGGGTCAGGCGAACGCTGTTTGCCAGGGGACGAGGCCCATTGTGGCGATGGGGCTTTAGCTCGTGATGCGAAATTAGCGTATCCGAAAGGAGTAGCGGTTTCGAATGACAATGTTTTGTATTTCGCTGATGGTACTAATATTCGTATGGTGGACCGCGACGGGATTGTTACAACGGTCATTGGTAACCACATGCACAAGTCGCATTGGAAGCCTTTGCCGTGCGAAGGAACTTTAACCATCGAAGAAGTTCACTTGCGGTGGCCCACCGAGCTTGCGATAAACCCCTTAGATAACACTTTGCACATTATCGACGATCATATGATACTCCAGCTGACTTTGGACGGGCGAGTTAAGGTTGTGGCGGGCCGACCGCTGCATTGTGCATCTCCTGCCAGCGGTTACGACATCGAATTAGCAACGCACGCTACTCTAGTAATGCCGCAAAGTTTGGCTTTCAGTTCCGCTGGAGATTTATACATTGCTGAAAGCGATTCTCAGAGAATTAATCGCATTCGAGTGATCGGTACTGATGGTAAAATCGGTCCTTACGCCGGAGCCGAGTCTAAATGTAATTGTCTTGAACGAGGATGCGATTGTTTCGAAGCCGAGCACTACTTAGCATCAAACTCTAAGTTTAATACGATTTCGGCTGTTACTGTTAGTCCTGATGGCCATGTACACATTGGCGATCAAGCCAATTACAGGATACGATCTGTGATGGCGAGCATCCCCGACGCGAGCATTTCCCGAGAATACGAAATCTACTCGCCAGAAACGCaggaaatttatattttcaaccGCTTCGGCCAGCACATTGCCACGAAGAATATTTTAACCGGCGAAACCAGTTACGTGTTTACTTACAACGTTAATACCAGTAACGGCAAATTAAGTACGGTAACGGACGCGGCGGGCAATAAAGTCTTCTTATTGCGCGACTACTCCAGTCAAGTTAATTCGATCGAGAACACTAAGGGCCAGAAATGCAGACTAAGAATGTCTCGAATGCGAATGTTGCACGAGCTGAGCACTCCTGATAATTACAACGTCACTTTTGACTACCACGGCCCCACCGGCCTGCTCAAAACGAAATTAGACAGCAGCGGAAGAAGCTACGTTTACAATTACGACGAGTTCGGAAGACTGACGTCCGCCGTGACACCGACAGGAAAAGTGATAAGTCTGTCGTTTGATCTGAGTCTGAAAGGAGCCACCGTGAAAGTGGGTCAAAACAACAAGACTCCCATCTCGATGCTGATCAAAGGCTCGAGCGTCTCGACCAAAATCGGCGACGCCGACAACAAAATCATCCTTCTGGCCGACGGCAGCGTCGCCAGCAACTCCCCGTGGACGCACAGCGTGACCACCGACACCGTGCCTTACAACATCCTCGCCGACAAGGAGCCCCTCCTCGGGGAGAGCTACCCCGTGCCGGCCAAACAACGCACCGAAATCGGCGGCGACCTCGCCAACAGATTCGAGTGGCGCTACTTCGTCAGGCCTAACCAAAACAAGGGCAAAACCCCGAAAACTGTCTCCAAAGTCGGGCGCAAGTTGCGCGTAAACGGCGAAAACTTGCTCACATTAGAATACGACCGGGACACAGCCTCGATCTCCGTCTTCATGGACGATAAAGTCGAACTTCTCAATGTGACTTACGATCGATCGGCACGACCGGTCAAGTGGGGACCCAGAAACGGGGTTTTCGCCGAAGTCGAGCTGGAATACGACAGATTCAGTAGACTCAGCAACTGGAAATGGGGCGATTTGAGCGAAACTTACGGCTTTGACCGCGCGGGGAGACTTTACGAAATTAAATACGGCGACGGGTCCTCACTCGTGTACGCCTTCAAAGACATGTTTAGTAGTTTG CCGCTCAAAGTGACCACTCCCAGAGGCTCCGATTATCTCCTACAATACGACGAGTCCGGGGCTTTGCAGTCCTTGACCACACCAAGGGGACACATTCATACGTTCTCCCTCCAAACATCGCTTGGTTTCTTCAAATACCAGTACTTCTCACCGATGAATCGCCACCCTTACGAAATTATCTACAATGACGACGGACAAATTTTGGCCAAAGTCTACCCCCATCAATCAGGCCGAGTGTCCTACGTTTACGACGCTTCAGGCAAACTCGAGACAAGTCTAGCCGGGATGAGTTCGACTCAATACGTCTACCACGAGACTTCAAGTCTTGTAAAAAGCATCGAAATCGTGGAACCCAATTTCGAGCTGAAGCAAGAGTTTAAATACCACGCTGGGATTCTCAAAGACGAGAAGCTCAAATTCAGCAGCAAGAGTGGCCTTGACAATGCTCACTTTAAGTACCAGTACGACGGCAACGCCCGGCTGTCTGGCATAGACGTTGATATAAACGGCAAAGAGTTGCCGCAATTAAGACTGAAGTATAACCAAAACCTCGGCATCCTTGAAGGAATAAGCGACTTGCGCGTGTACCGAAATACGTTCAATAGATCCGTCATGCAAGACACAAGTAAACAGTTCTTTACGATAACGGATTACGACGAGCACGGTCGCATCAAATCAATCCTTATCAATATAAAATCGCTGGACGTGTTCCGACTCGAAGTCGAATATGACACTCGGAATAGAATCAAAGTCCAGAAACTTCTAGTCGGTCGAGACCAATTCCTGGACCGCATATCGTACAATACGGACGGACACGTCCTTCAAGTCGTTGGTACGAACGAATGGCAATACATTTACGACGAGAACGGAAATATTATCGGGGTGATCAAAGGACGCGAAAAAATCTCGCTGGGTTACGACAGCGGGGACAGAGTGGTACAATACGGCGACGTCGAGTTCAACAGTTACGATAACCGAGGTTTTGTGGTCCGGAGAGGAGAGCAAAAGTACAGATATAATTCGAGAGGTCTCCTGATTCATGCGTTCGAACGCGACAAATTCCAAACGTGGTATTATTACGATGATAGGGGCCGCTTGATTTCGTGGAACGATGATAAGGGCAATGTCACTCAGTATCTCTATTCGAACCCGAGTACTCCCGATTTGGTCACACATTTACACTTCCCCAAAACCGGGCGTACTTTCCGCTTCTTGTACGACTCCCGGAATGTCCTGATCACGGTGGAAATTTCGGAGCAGCGGTTTTACGTTGCCACGGACCAGAATGGCTCACCGTTGGGCCTCTTCGATATTAATGCGAATTTGATCAAAGAAATTCGAAGGACACCCTTCGGGAGCATCACTCTAGACACGAACCCAGATTTCTACCTACCGGTCGACTTCCATGGGGGAATTCTTGATCCAAATACCAAACTAGTTTACATTAATAAGAGACTGTACGACCCGGTCGTAGGTCAGTGGATGACTCCGGCATGGGAGCAGTTGGCAACGAAACTAACAACCCCAACAGACGTATTCATTTACCGTTTCAACAATAACGACCCaattaactcgaaaactactaTCGATTATATGACGAATTTGAACAGTTGGTTGAAACTTTACGGTTACGACATGAGAAACATGTTAGGCTCGGAATACATCAGCCGAATGGTTTATCGACCCCAGGCGACCATAACTTCACCTCAACTAGCCCCCGACTTCGGCGTGATCTCCGGCCTGCAGTGCATCGTCGAAAAG GTCAACGAGAAATTCACGGACTTGGGCTTCGTGCCGAAGCCGTTGCTGAAAATGGAGCCCAAGACGCGGAACCTGCTCCCCCGTGTGGCGTACCGCCGGTCGGTGTTCGGAGAGGGCGTTCTGATCTCCCGGGCCGGCAGCCGAGCCCTTGTTAGCGTGGTGGAGGGCGTGAACGGCGTGGTCCAAGACGTCGTGACGTCCGTCTTCAACAACTCCTTCTTCCTCAACCTGCACTTCAGCATCCTCGACCAGGACGTGTTCTATTTCGTGAAAGACAATGTGCTTAAAATACGTGACGATTTAGAGGAGTTGCGCCGTTTGGGCGGAATGTTCAACGTTTCGACGCACGAAATCACCGACCATGGGGCGACAACCATCAAGGAACTGCGCCTCCACAACCCCGACGCTGTTGTGATAATCAAGTACGGCGCCGATCCTGAGCAAGAGACGCACAAGATCCTGAGACACGCTCACAAGCGGGCCGTGGAGCGGGCGTGGGAGCTGGAGAAGCAGTTGGTGGCGGCCGGGTTCCAGGGCCGGGGAGACTGGACGGAGGAGGAGAAGGAGGAGCTGATTTCGCATGGGGATGTGGACGGGTATGAGGGAGTGGATATTCATAGTATACACAAGTATCCGCAACTGGCGGACGATCCCGGGAACGTGGCGTTCCAGAGGGACACGAAGAGGAAGAGGAGGAAGAGCGGGTCGAGGAGAGGGAGATTGCATCGGCACGAATCGTGA